One window of Scheffersomyces stipitis CBS 6054 chromosome 1, whole genome shotgun sequence genomic DNA carries:
- a CDS encoding Leucine rich repeat protein gives MSDFCNGFQRLPDHCIEFIINTLPLSTLQSLISNGSSPFQEQFKRAFYRNVIVTNYSGKEPRIDLGFLKETELFNSLDVITAPFDCETLYQHMEKYPYIHIQNATFKLHSSTNSIDWVQKLADNINKIHINFDPYRYHDSFLSDLCRKRLPSKVFGLSTKYVKDMLFPFYLQSLELHLTNDEFDVKSLPQHLEHLAIHVSRPMTLLSEKELNLLPRQIRSLSLDKCFRIVEEYDGLVKLDLPTHLTTLKLQMEYSGKSVIDISHLRSLNRFDSHLSELQLSYMKLPIQLNRIRCKGSFLDTEQFLDGIQPSLANSEHLANLTNVDIWDLKSESCITIPDTVRDVSIISANLDSPLQSVITFPEGLSQLQLDYCRPVEMTQELRHLTSLKIFGEEIIFLPRMDNLQKLMIHHSNNLFPGFWDFLESLKELQFLEISGFGIETVQYLPHKLEELVLNDNVIKEFCFELPPNIKSISLRMNKLSKFIVSGTSKLKKLILDDNSFKVLTASCLQIPDSICELSMDFCHITSVDKHFNFPESTRLLRLSNNRIENVENILLSLPPRIVCFNLSRYDNRSRTPVTRKRIDVRSKSLWNVDVNNALMGHEVVWNGCTNLQYINLANNLLGNVDTNCFPSSLKGIKFNHSTIDKLEGGFERFADLEEADLRNCSGEFAKTVTGSDAFGPKILVTQHLEEPTNGIQSLSLSQQ, from the coding sequence ATGTCAGATTTCTGCAATGGCTTTCAGCGGTTGCCAGATCACTGTATCGAGTTCATAATCAATACTTTGCCACTTTCTACATTGCAGAGTTTAATTTCCAACGGTAGTTCTCCTTTCCAAGAGCAATTTAAAAGAGCCTTCTACAGAAATGTGATTGTAACTAACTACAGTGGGAAAGAGCCCAGAATCGATTTAGGTTTCCTCAAAGAAACTGAGTTATTCAATTCCTTAGACGTGATCACCGCTCCCTTTGACTGTGAGACATTGTATCAGCACATGGAAAAGTACCCATATATCCATATTCAAAATGCGACGTTTAAACTTCACTCGTCTACCAACTCAATCGattgggtgcaaaagtTGGCTGATAATATCAACAAAATACACATCAACTTTGATCCGTATAGATATCAtgattcttttcttctggacTTGTGCAGAAAGAGGCTACCTAGCAAGGTTTTTGGTCTTTCCACGAAGTATGTTAAAGATATGTTATTTCCATTTTACTTGCAATCACTTGAATTGCACCTAACTAATGATGAATTTGATGTAAAAAGCCTTCCCCAACACCTTGAACATCTTGCTATTCATGTTTCAAGACCTATGACATTACTCTCAGAAAAGGAGTTGAATCTTCTACCCAGACAAATAAGATCTCTCAGCCTAGATAAATGCTTCCGTATTGTGGAAGAGTATGATGGGCTTGTTAAGTTGGACTTGCCTACGCACTTAACGACATTGAAGCTTCAGATGGAGTACTCTGGAAAGTCAGTTATAGACATATCTCATTTAAGATCCTTGAACAGGTTTGATTCGCATCTCTCTGAATTACAATTGTCTTATATGAAATTGCCTATACAGTTGAATCGAATAAGGTGCAAAGGCTCATTCCTCGATACAGAACAATTTCTTGATGGAATACAACCCAGCCTAGCTAATTCAGAGCATCTCGCAAACTTGACAAATGTAGACATTTGGGATTTGAAATCAGAATCTTGCATCACTATTCCAGACACCGTCAGGGATGTATCTATTATTTCAGCAAACCTTGATTCTCCTTTGCAGCTGGTCATAACTTTTCCAGAAGGCTTATCCCAGCTTCAACTCGACTATTGCAGACCTGTGGAAATGACACAGGAACTTAGACacttgacttctttgaagatctttggtgaagaaatcattTTCTTGCCCAGGATGGACAATTTGCAGAAGCTAATGATACATCATCTGAATAACTTATTTCCAGGATTCTGGGATTTCTTGGAATCTCTTAAGGAATTGCAATTCTTAGAAATCTCTGGATTTGGTATTGAAACAGTTCAATACTTGCCTCataaacttgaagaacttgttttGAACGATAACGTGATAAAAGAATTCTGCTTTGAGTTGCCTCCCAATATAAAATCTATTTCTCTACGTATGAACAAATTAAGCAAGTTCATTGTTAGTGGAACCAGtaaattgaagaagttaatACTTGATGATAACCTGTTCAAAGTTTTGACGGCCTCCTGCTTGCAAATACCAGACAGTATTTGTGAATTGTCTATGGACTTTTGCCATATCACTTCAGTGGATAAGCACTTTAATTTTCCTGAGAGTACGCGCTTGCTTCGTCTCTCCAACAATAGAATAGAAAATGTAGAGAACATTCTATTGTCATTGCCTCCTCGAATTGTCTGTTTCAATCTAAGTAGGTATGACAACAGGTCTAGAACTCCGGtgacaagaaaaagaatcgACGTCAGAAGCAAGTCACTTTGGAATGTTGATGTAAATAATGCTCTCATGGGTCATGAAGTTGTATGGAATGGTTGCACCAATTTGCAGTATATCAACTTGGCTAACAATTTGTTGGGAAACGTCGACACCAATTGCTTTCCCCTGTCACTCAAAGGcatcaagttcaaccaCTCAACTATAGACAAGCTTGAGGGTGGCTTTGAAAGGTTTGCTGATTTAGAAGAGGCTGACTTGCGCAACTGCTCCGGAGAGTTTGCTAAAACCGTAACTGGACTGGATGCATTTGGACCAAAAATATTAGTTACTCAGCATTTAGAAGAACCAACGAATGGAATTCAATCTTTGAGTCTTTCGCAGCAATAA
- the SKY1 gene encoding serine kinase, translated as VSKMPNSHLSNLSIAIQKADSVSNTPASSALNTPVSGQRHDSISSTHSHSSSNNENLRVSYQPPTVQHGTSTVSTTASSAKAFRPELSPLSTTFDDSITEEKKEANTAEEEEDDDEDEEDNDVNPAEEEDLKDYVPGGYHTCYIGENYKNGKYTLVRKLGWGHFSTVWLARDNDKHSHVAMKIVRSAKHYTETAVDEIKLLDKVTTSDMHHPGHEHVIQLLDTFTHKGPNGVHVVMVFEVLGENLLGLIRRYKHRGIPIVFVKQIAKQLLSALDFLHRKCGVIHTDLKPENVLIEIGDVEQIVKIVEEEEFQKKLQKKLFKQAKKSSGNPTPTTSLQSTPQSSKVGDILSPIASSKSINHSPSLGRNGRRSRRQTLITGSQPLPSPLRTFNKSFTNVYGLANSTANTPVKTGFGGESVLESSISTAVPVTGMDSSNMDITLNSSLSSMSISQAANVDPVEIPSTSVEEQGIVDNGAANNDIINEDELISVKIADLGNACWTNHHFTDEIQTRQYRSPEVLLGYHWGSSSDLWSFACLVFELLTGDYLFDPRDGKTYTKDDDHIAQIIELIGPFPRAMLKEGYYTRDFFNSRGELHRIVKLKPWGLKEVLMEKYKFPMQDAMDVADFLLPMLTIQPEMRADAGGMVNHPWLSDALGLENVVLERPVGGSGEDIPGWSKELVNQSQGSGKGYYHQH; from the coding sequence GTTTCAAAAATGCCGAACTCAcacttgtccaacttgtctatTGCCATACAGAAGGCAGATTCCGTCAGTAACACCCCTGCCAGCTCTGCCCTCAACACGCCAGTGCTGGGGCAGCGGCACGACTCCATATCCTCTACTCATAGCCACAGCAGTAGCAATAACGAGAATTTGCGAGTCTCTTACCAGCCTCCTACTGTTCAACATGGAACATCTACAGTGAGCACAacagcttcttcagcaaaaGCTTTCAGACCAGAGCTTTCACCTctatcaacaacttttgaCGATTCAATAACTGAAGAGAAAAAAGAAGCAAACacagctgaagaagaagaagacgacgatgaagacgaagaagataacGATGTAAACCCAgcagaagaggaagatcTTAAGGACTATGTTCCGGGAGGCTACCATACCTGTTATATAGGTGAAAACTACAAGAATGGCAAATACACCTTAGTGAGAAAGCTTGGATGGGGGCATTTCTCAACTGTATGGCTTGCTAGAGATAATGACAAGCATTCGCATGTGGCTATGAAAATCGTCAGAAGTGCCAAACACTACACAGAAACAGCCGTGGATgagatcaagttgttggacaagGTTACAACTTCAGATATGCATCATCCTGGCCATGAACACGTAATTCAGCTTCTTGACACATTCACTCACAAGGGTCCCAATGGTGTTCATGTAGTTATGGTGTTTGAAGTGTTGGGGGAGAACCTCTTGGGACTCATCAGACGGTACAAACATCGCGGTATTCCCATTGTGTTTGTCAAGCAAATAGCCAAACAGCTTCTTTCCGCATTGGATTTCTTGCACAGAAAGTGTGGGGTTATCCATACCGATCTCAAGCCTGAAAATGTATTGATTGAGATCGGTGATGTAGAGCAGATCGTAAAAATCgtagaggaagaagaatttcaaaagAAATTACAGAAAAAGCTTTTTAAACAGGCAAAGAAGTCGTCTGGAAACCCTACACCAACGACTTCATTACAAAGCACTCCGCAATCGCTGAAAGTGGGTGACATACTTTCACCAATTGCATCATCAAAATCCATTAACCATTCTCCTTCATTGGGTAGAAATGGCCGTAGATCCAGAAGACAAACCTTGATTACCGGCTCCCAACCTTTGCCATCACCATTGCGTACTTTCAATAAATCCTTCACCAATGTCTATGGTTTGGCCAATTCCACGGCCAACACTCCTGTTAAGACTGGTTTTGGAGGTGAATCGGTGTTAGAGTCATCGATTTCCACAGCTGTACCTGTCACTGGAATGGACAGCAGCAACATGGATATCACATTGAACAGCTCATTGTCATCGATGTCGATATCTCAGGCAGCCAATGTAGATCCTGTAGAgattccatcaacttctgtaGAAGAACAAGGTATAGTTGACAATGGGGCAGCCAACAATGATAtcatcaacgaagacgagCTTATCTCAGTCAAGATTGCCGACTTAGGGAATGCATGCTGGACGAATCACCACTTTACTGATGAGATACAGACTAGACAGTATAGATCTCCGGAAGTATTATTAGGCTATCACTGGGGCTCTTCGAGTGATTTGTGGTCGTTTGCGTGTCTTGTTTTTGAGTTATTGACGGGTGATTACTTGTTCGATCCCAGAGACGGAAAAACGTATACTAAAGACGATGATCACATAGCCCAAATCATCGAGTTGATAGGCCCCTTCCCCAGAGCCATGTTGAAGGAAGGATACTATACACGggatttcttcaattcccGAGGAGAGCTCCATAGAATTGTTAAGCTCAAGCCGTGGGGATTGAAGGAAGTCTTGATGGAGAAGTACAAGTTCCCAATGCAAGACGCTATGGATGTAGCCGATTTCTTGTTACCTATGCTTACGATCCAGCCGGAGATGAGAGCAGATGCTGGAGGTATGGTGAACCATCCATGGTTGAGCGATGCTCTTGGACTTGAGAATGTTGTCCTTGAAAGACCTGTAGGAGGCTCAGGTGAAGATATACCAGGTTGGTCAAAAGAATTAGTTAATCAATCACAAGGATCAGGTAAGGGTTATTATCATCAGCATTAA
- the SSE1 gene encoding heat shock protein of HSP70 family codes for MSAPFGVDLGNSSSVIACARNRGIDIIVNEVSNRNTPSLVGFGPKNRFIGESGKNQQTSNLKNTVDNIKRILGANFNDPDFEIEKKYFTCPLVESKDGGISAKVRFLGEQQEFTATQLAAMYIDKIKDITIKETKANITDISLSVPVWYTEKQRRAAADACRIAGLNPVRIVNEVTAAAVGYGVFKANDLPEDEPKKVAFVDIGHSSYQVSIAAVKKGELKILASAYDKHFGGRDFDYAIASHFADEFVGKYKIDVRENPKAFYRILTAAEKLKKVLSANTQAPFNIESVMNDVDVSSSLTREELEEFVQPLLARVHVPIESALKEAGLTTDDIDSIEVIGGCTRVPSLKNKLKDIFGKELSFTLNQDEAIARGNAFICATHSPTVRVRPFKFEDYNPYSVSYFWAKEEEDEDHMEVFPRGGSFPSTKIITLFRKGDFEVEAKYTKPEELPVGTSPLVAKWEIKGVVPSEGETSIATKIKLRNDPSGFYTIEAAYTVEEKIVKELVEKEPKEGEEQDDEDSEPEYREVKKLVKKADLEVITHSASLEPSVREEFIEKENALVMGDKLVADTEDRKNALEEYIYDLRGKLDDKYKDFASDAEKEQLTALLSKTEDWLYDEGYDSTKAKYIAKYEELASKGNLIKGRYLQKEEEKKQAYRQKQEAAQAAAMAEKLAAARDASKAEQKPAPEEADVDMD; via the coding sequence ATGTCCGCTCCGTTCGGTGTCGATTTAGGAAACAGCAGCTCTGTCATTGCCTGCGCCAGAAACAGAGGAATTGACATCATTGTCAACGAGGTTTCCAACAGAAACACTCCCTCGCTTGTAGGATTTGGCCCTAAGAACAGATTCATCGGCGAGTCCGGTAAGAACCAGCAGACTtcgaacttgaagaacaccGTCGACAACATCAAGCGTATCCTCGGtgccaacttcaatgacccagattttgaaattgagaagaaGTACTTCACATGTCCACTTGTTGAATCAAAGGATGGAGGCATCTCTGCTAAGGTCAGATTCTTGGGCGAGCAGCAGGAATTCACTGCTACCCAGTTAGCAGCCATGTATATCGATAAAATCAAGGATATCACAATCAAAGAGACCAAGGCAAACATCACTGATATTTCTTTGTCTGTTCCAGTATGGTACACCGAGAAACAGCGTCGCGCCGCCGCCGATGCTTGTAGAATCGCTGGCTTGAACCCTGTCAGAATCGTCAACGAAGTCAcagctgctgctgttggCTACGGTGTCTTCAAGGCTAACGACTTGCCAGAAGATGAACCTAAGAAGGTGGCGTTTGTGGACATTGGTCACTCCTCGTACCAAGTCTCTATTGCTGCTGTCAAGAAGGgtgaattgaagattcttgCTTCTGCTTACGACAAGCACTTTGGTGGTAGAGATTTCGACTACGCCATCGCCAGCCACTTTGCCGACGAATTTGTTGGCAAGTACAAGATCGACGTCAGAGAAAACCCTAAGGCTTTCTACCGTATTTTGACTGCTGctgagaagttgaagaaggttcTCTCTGCTAACACTCAGGCTCCATTCAATATCGAGTCCGTGATGAACGACGTTGACgtttcttcgtctttgaCTCgtgaagagttggaagagTTCGTACAGCCTCTTTTAGCCAGAGTTCATGTTCCAATCGAGTCAGCTCTTAAGGAAGCTGGTTTGACTACTGACGACATCGACTCCATCGAAGTCATTGGTGGCTGTACCAGAGttccttctttgaagaacaagttgaaggacaTCTTTGGCAAAGAGTTGTCTTTCACTTTGAACCAAGATGAAGCCATTGCCAGAGGTAACGCTTTCATCTGTGCTACCCACTCTCCAACCGTTAGAGTGAGACCTTTCAAGTTCGAAGACTACAACCCATACTCAGTCTCTTACTTCTGGgccaaggaagaagaagacgaagaccACATGGAAGTTTTCCCAAGAGGTGGCTCGTTCCCTTCGACCAAGATCATCACCTTGTTCAGAAAGGGTGACTTCGAAGTCGAAGCCAAGTACACCAAGCCTGAAGAGTTGCCAGTTGGCACTTCTCCACTCGTAGCCAAGTGGGAAATCAAGGGTGTTGTTCCATCTGAAGGTGAGACTTCTATTGCcaccaagatcaagttgagaaacGATCCTTCTGGATTCTACACTATCGAGGCTGCTTACACCgtcgaagaaaagatcgTCAAGGAATTAGTGGAAAAGGAACCAAAGGAAGGTGAAGAAcaagacgacgaagattctGAACCAGAATACCGTGAAGTTaagaagttggtcaagaagGCTGACTTGGAAGTTATTACTCACTCTGCTTCTCTTGAACCAAGCGTCAGAGAAGAGtttattgaaaaggaaaacgCTTTAGTCATGGGTGACAAGTTGGTTGCTGATACTGAAGACAGAAAGAACGCTTTGGAAGAGTACATCTACGACTTGAGAGGTAAGTTGGACGACAAGTACAAGGACTTCGCCTCCGATGCCGAAAAGGAACAATTGACTGCCTTGTTGAGCAAGACTGAAGACTGGTTGTACGATGAAGGTTACGATTCGACCAAGGCTAAGTACATTGCTAAATACGAAGAGTTGGCTTCCAAGGGAAACCTCATCAAGGGCCGTTACTTgcaaaaggaagaagaaaagaagcaagCCTACAGACAGAAGCAAGAAGCTGCTCAAGCTGCTGCCATGGCTGAGAAGTTGGCTGCTGCCAGAGATGCTTCAAAGGCTGAACAGAAGCCAGCTCCTGAAGAAGCCGATGTTGACATGGATTAG
- the NPL4 gene encoding nuclear protein localization factor and ER translocation component — MSVTLRFRSREGTFRVAANPDADFLLVLEQLLSKISIEDVQNLYLSDKPNSKGELANGLCGKTVTELGLKNGDMLYASYEAATGSNPDSTTNITTSTNNHNSGSISIGHISIPTTTSGPRKVTQLPVDDVLEKDEGLIKRPLTKFCRHGAKGMCEFCSPLPPWDANYRKENAIKHMSYHAYLKELNELKNSKHNSSSYIAPLEEPNYSILLNCNEGHQPYPKGICSKCQPPPITLQLQKFRMVDHVEFATSSIMNNFIDVWRHTGVQRFGVMYGRYEPFDKVPLGIKAVVEAIYEPPQSGELDGITMLPWENEAEVDAIASELGIYKVGVVFTDLTDSGQKNGTVLCKRHKDSYFLSNLEILMAARNQIQHANITKFSSSGQFSSKFVTCVISGGLNGEIEPRSYQVSTSAEALVRADIITGSTQPSRLYVNSSNDRRYVPDVAYSELNEYGLEVKSNAKPTFPVDFLLVSLTDSFPVNPTPMFDTDSNFVIENRDFFNELQNLHAVSKYLNADTSGKGTSLCNFHFLVYLKRTNILGAQEFDLLLRFVRERQYEDYLHLVESPGWMTLITILEQST, encoded by the coding sequence ATGTCGGTGACACTTCGTTTCAGGTCCCGCGAAGGCACTTTCAGGGTAGCAGCAAATCCGGATgctgattttcttcttgttctaGAGCAGCTTCTCTCCAAGATCTCCATAGAAGATGTACAAAACCTCTACCTTAGCGACAAACCCAATTCCAAAGGCGAATTGGCCAATGGTCTCTGTGGAAAAACCGTAACAGAGTTGGGTTTGAAGAATGGAGACATGTTATATGCCAGCTACGAAGCTGCTACTGGATCTAATCCTGATTCTACTACCAATATTACAACCTCTACTAATAATCATAATTCTGGATCCATTTCCATCGGTCACATTTCCATTCCAACAACGACATCAGGACCACGTAAAGTGACCCAATTACCTGTAGACGATGTTCTTGAGAAAGACGAAGGTTTGATCAAGAGACCTCTTACCAAATTCTGCAGACATGGAGCTAAAGGCATGTGCGAGTTCTGTTCGCCACTACCTCCATGGGATGCCAACTACCGTAAGGAAAATGCCATCAAGCACATGTCGTACCACGCATACTTGAAGGAACTCAACGAATTGAAAAACAGTAAGCACAACTCGTCGTCGTATATCGCACCTTTGGAAGAGCCTAACTATTCTATCTTATTGAATTGTAATGAGGGCCACCAGCCCTATCCAAAGGGAATTTGTTCTAAATGTCAGCCTCCTCCGATCACATTACAATTGCAGAAATTTAGAATGGTGGATCACGTAGAATTTGCCACCTCTTCCATcatgaacaacttcatcgaCGTATGGAGACACACAGGCGTTCAAAGATTTGGGGTGATGTACGGCAGATATGAACCTTTTGACAAAGTTCCTTTAGGAATTAAAGCTGTAGTCGAAGCCATCTACGAACCTCCCCAATCTGGCGAGTTGGACGGAATCACCATGTTACCGTGGGAGAACGAGGCTGAAGTAGATGCAATTGCCCTGGAATTGGGGATCTATAAAGTGGGCGTGGTTTTCACGGATTTGACCGACTCGGGCCAGAAAAATGGTACCGTGTTATGTAAAAGACACAAGGATAGCTATTTCTTGTCGAATCTCGAGATCTTGATGGCTGCACGCAACCAGATCCAGCATGCCAACATCACGAAGTTTTCATCTAGTGGCcaattttcttcaaagttcGTTACATGTGTCATCAGCGGAGGGTTGAATGGAGAAATCGAGCCCCGTTCATATCAAGTTTCTACCAGTGCAGAAGCATTGGTAAGAGCAGATATCATTACTGGCTCCACGCAACCCTCTAGATTGTATGTTAATTCCAGCAATGATAGGAGATACGTTCCTGACGTAGCATATCTGGAGCTTAACGAGTATGGACTCGAAGTCAAGTCTAACGCCAAGCCAACTTTCCCCGTagacttcttgttggtgtCATTGACGGATTCGTTCCCTGTGAATCCTACACCTATGTTTGATACCGACAGCAACTTTGTCATTGAAAAtagagacttcttcaacgaacTCCAGAACCTCCATGCTGTCAGCAAGTACTTGAACGCGGACACTAGTGGCAAGGGAACGAGTCTCTGTAACTTTCATTTCTTGGTATACTTGAAACGCACAAACATTCTTGGGGCACAAGAGTTTGATCTCTTGTTGCGGTTTGTCAGGGAAAGACAGTACGAAGATTATTTGCATTTGGTGGAGAGTCCTGGCTGGATGACGTTGATCACGATCTTGGAACAGAGCACGTAG
- a CDS encoding predicted protein gives MPPQITFVKVSSRVLPVKVFLVNVQLNEVLLSVLLKAPLRELVENRDDTWVKLRQTTSDDKKLKFRLEVPVHLIVRLRLELDKLTIDDIEFVNSGKFKLENILKEKNSRADNSLLLMTKRNVFNNRSFSEEPTILVEEDESLGLSEGSEVEKENTDKHSDDKKSVSYKVNGLRMFNNTQNCMKLYMIGT, from the exons ATGCCCCCGCAGATTACGTTTGTAAAAGTATCCCTGAGGGTGTTGCCCGTTAAGGTGTTC ttgGTCAACGTACAGTTGAACGAGGTGTTGCTCTCTGTATTGTTAAAAGCTCCGCTACGGGAGCTTGTAGAGAATAGAGATGATACGTGGGTCAAATTGAGACAAACGACTCTGGACGATAAAAAGCTCAAATTTCGGTTAGAGGTGCCTGTTCACTTGATAGTACGCCTACGTCTAGAGCTCGACAAGTTGACTATAGACGATATCGAGTTTGTGAATTCGGGCAAGTTTAAGCTAGAGAACATCCTAAAGGAGAAAAATAGTCGGGCGGACAACTCGTTATTACTTATGACGAAAAGAAATGTGTTTAACAACAGAAGCTTCCTGGAAGAGCCAACCATACTAGTAGAGGAAGATGAGAGTCTAGGTCTTTCTGAAGGATCcgaagttgaaaaagagaatacAGACAAGCATCTGGATGATAAGAAGTCTGTCAGCTACAAGGTCAATGGGCTTCGTATGTTCAACAATACCCAGAATTGCATGAAGCTATACATGATAGGTACTTAA
- the HAC1 gene encoding transcription factor that binds to CRE motif: FKSTLPPRKRAKTKEEKEQRRVERILRNRRAAHASREKKRKHVEYLESYVLKLEQNLASAQSNFDTVHSLLSEHQVTQLVLQPLEDVDDLKNKIHINLSSSASRSSSTSKDEDEQDHDDEDFAEEESASTSFSPQPEQKKRRISESEADSADYAAIKNESQESQSEYQQQFEQPEIVVKREDVTESSLLQVKSDYYNYLSPVSIHSPTNSPIDLTLTKNAPALTLDNGTSTTFSSPESLSGHPSNFKIESNHSVFDNMGQNSEVILSANGYLQGFDDTVAASIRC; the protein is encoded by the coding sequence TTCAAGTCGACCTTGCCTCCCAGAAAGAGAGCAAAgacgaaagaagaaaaggaacaGAGACGTGTGGAACGTATCTTGCGTAACAGAAGAGCAGCACATGCGTCCCgtgagaagaagagaaaacaTGTTGAATACTTGGAGTCGTAcgtgttgaagttggaacAGAACTTGGCGTCTGCCCAGTCCAACTTTGACACCGTCCATCTGTTGTTGTCCGAACACCAGGTGACCCAGTTGGTGCTCCAGCCGTTGGAAGATGTTGACGACTTGAAAAACAAGATCCACATCAACCTCTCCTCGCTGGCTTCCAGATCGTCTTCGACCTCCAAAGATGAGGACGAGCAGGACcacgacgacgaagacttcgctgaagaagaatctgcTTCAACCTCCTTCTCGCCACAACCagagcagaagaagagaagaatatcAGAATCCGAAGCAGATTCTGCAGACTACGCTGCCATCAAGAACGAATCACAAGAATCACAATCAgaataccaacaacaattcGAACAACCAGAGATTGTTGtaaaaagagaagatgtAACAGAGTCTTCGTTGTTACAGGTCAAGTCAGACTACTACAACTACTTGTCTCCTGTATCCATTCACTCTCCAACAAACTCACCCATCGATTTAACATTGACCAAGAATGCACCAGCATTGACCTTGGATAACGGAACCTCCACTACTTTTTCCTCACCCGAGTCCCTTTCGGGACATCCATCTAACTTCAAGATAGAATCCAATCACTCGGTATTTGACAATATGGGGCAAAATTCAGAAGTAATTTTGTCAGCCAACGGTTACTTACAGGGATTTGACGATACTGTAGCAGCGTCTATTCGTTGCTAG